One genomic window of Aethina tumida isolate Nest 87 chromosome 3, icAetTumi1.1, whole genome shotgun sequence includes the following:
- the LOC109607515 gene encoding protein toll-like, translating into MYIHTLILLLLAVPSYSEIKCVRQTECYCSDYYDYLEYYCEKSQNTIQVDKQTKIVQVDCFSPSPLDQSDLPQIDVSERVSLDFFKCGPPKTNYLSILRKMNVKNISELSFDGIFDNQHVTIFSEDMFHGTEVIEALKIQNVKYLQIEENILEAVPKLREFTVHFSNITNTLNLNFSSVQNLTYLQMSSIGLQEIPLNEYNNLPQLKWVLLFNNNIKTLGTNAFKGAVNIQLLELSRNKIETIHENTFQNLNSLYVLSLFKNNISDITKDSFKHAKNLYIIRLEFNPMLRLHDYAFANMTNLTKISLNNCNIQKLPANLFKGSTNLQDVKLDNNQLSTIPNKFFDSLSKMKKLRLDHNNIQVLPIDIFEPLESLEELNLGHNYLTAINSKLFYKLDNLMKLNLRKNQIEYIERSFLNIKLEELDLSDNKLTTIEWNLNNLINLKYLNLSRNMLESETIPYNIHKVEDIDMSFNRIKNISLVTLSNVYANRFTVNLSNNEISKIDSTIYSHPDDDKQEITLFLDNNPIDCDCYNYNFITNYPNVRNVNKIFYIKNHEQLTCMSGIRVEALTKHLDTIKCPMNNLLTQKYTCTESCDCFWKPQNSTFEMDCSNRNLTQVPTFVAPLNCSIWNQVHRIKYIEINLSNNSLEVAPTSQDGYEGVTELNLSKNKIRNINWIPPNIQKLYLSHNRLTSMNDTILDKLNCSIKYLSLDGNRWTCDCSALKLQQFLIHNIKQVGGSHVYCKDSNVQIILNFELCNYTTLIVSTAAPIVVIILFIAFGLAMYYKWQEEIKVWLNSKNLCL; encoded by the exons ATGTATATACACACTTTAATACTGCTATTGTTAGCAGTGCCTTCTTACTCTGAGATAAAATGTGTGAGGCAAACAGAATGCTACTGTTCcgattattatgattatttagaGTACTATTGCGAAAAATCCCAAAACACCATCCAGGTGGacaaacaaactaaaatagtACAAGTGGACTGTTTCTCACCATCGCCTTTGGATCAGTCGGACCTTCCTCAAATTGACGTTAGTGAACGAGTAAGTCTTGACTTTTTCAAATGCGGACCCCCAAAGACGAATTATCTTTCAATTCTACGAAAGATGAATGTAAAAAACATATCTGAACTTTCGTTTGATGGCATCTTCGACAATCAACATGTGACGATTTTCTCTGAAGATATGTTTCACGGAACGGAGGTTATTGAGGCTTTGAAAATACAGaacgttaaatatttgcaaattgAAGAGAATATCTTAGAAGCTGTGCCCAAGTTGAGGGAGTTTACTGTACATTTTagtaatataacaaatacgTTGAATTTAAACTTCTCCTCAGTACAAAATcttacatatttacaaatgaGTTCCATCGGGTTGCAAGAAATTCCCTTAAATGAATACAACAACTTACCACAACTAAAGTGGGTGTTGTTATTtaacaacaacattaaaaCGTTAGGAACAAATGCATTTAAGGGTGCTGTTAACATACAACTACTGGAGCTGAGcaggaataaaatagaaaccaTACATGAGAATACTTTTCAAAACTTGAACAGCTTATACGTTcttagtttgtttaaaaacaacatttcgGATATCACCAAAGATTCGTTCAAACATGCgaagaatttatatatcataCGTTTGGAATTCAATCCAATGTTAAGACTCCACGATTATGCTTTTGCaaatatgacaaatttaacgaaaatatccctaaataattgtaacataCAGAAGCTACCGGCAAATTTGTTCAAAGGCTCAACAAACTTACAAGATGTGAAACTGGACAACAACCAGCTGTCGACAATTCCTAACAAGTTCTTCGATTCATTAAGCaagatgaaaaaattaagGCTGGATCACAACAACATACAAGTGTTACCAATAGATATTTTCGAGCCTCTTGAATCACTGGAGGAATTAAATTTGGGACACAATTATCTGACTGCAATAAActcaaagttattttataaacttgacaatttaatgaaattaaacttaCGGAAGAACCAAATTGAGTATATAGAACGTtccttcttaaatattaaacttgaaGAGCTAGATTTGTCCGACAATAAATTGACGACGATTGAATGGAaccttaacaatttaattaacttgaagTACCTCAATTTAAGTAGGAATATGTTAGAAAGTGAAACCATTCCGTATAACATACATAAAGTAGAAGATATTGATATGTCAttcaatagaattaaaaacatttcg tTGGTGACTTTATCCAATGTCTACGCCAATAGATTTACTGTAAACCtttcaaataatgaaatttcgaAGATTGACAGTACAATTTATTCCCATCCGGATGACGATAAGCAAGAAATAACACTTTTCTTGGACAACAACCCAATTGATTGTGAttgttacaattacaattttataacgaACTACCCGAATGTTAGAAATGTAAACAagattttctatattaaaaatcacgaACAATTAACATGCATGTCAGGGATTCGTGTAGAGGCCCTAACCAAACATTTGGATACAATTAAATGTCCAATGAATAACTTGCTGACTCAGAAGTACACATGTACAGAGAGTTGCGACTGTTTTTGGAAACCACAAAACAGTACGTTTGAAATGGACTGTTCCAACAGGAATCTCACCCAAGTACCTACATTTGTCGCCCCTTTGAATTGTAGTATATGGAACCAAGTTCATCGTATCAAATATATAGAGATTAATTTGAGCAACAATTCGTTGGAGGTGGCTCCAACCTCGCAGGATGGATATGAAGGTGTGACCGAGttgaatttatctaaaaataaaattcgaaatATTAACTGGATACCACCAAATATACAG aaattataCTTAAGCCACAACCGTTTAACGTCGATGAATGACACAATTTTGGACAAActaaattgttcaataaaatatttgtcactTGATGGGAATCGTTGGACATGTGATTGTTCTGCTTTAAAACTTCAACAGTTTTTAATCCATAACATTAAACag gtTGGAGGATCACACGTTTACTGTAAAGACAGTAATGTACAAatcatactaaattttgaactttGCAACTACACAACCTTAATTGTATCGACTGCAGCTCCAATCGTGGTCATAATTCTCTTCATTGCATTTGGATTGGCAATGTATTATAAATGGCAGgaggaaataaaagtttggttGAACAGCAAAAACTTGTGCTTGTGA